The stretch of DNA TCGGACATCTTCATCAGGGCGAGCAGCAGTGCCAGCGCCAGGCCGAGCGCGAACGCGATGATCGTGTAGACAGCCGTGTTCTTCACGCCGGTCACGATGAGGTCGTGCCAGTTGCCGGCGAGGCCGGGCGCCCAGAAGTTGGCGCGGACGTTGGGCCAGTCGACCGAGACCGCGAGAAAGACGACGACCGCGGCCAGGACGCCGTAGAGGACGCCCTGACGCAGTCTCCTCTTGGTGGAGCGCTTCACCTCAGTTGGTCGCGAAGTACTTGTTGTAGATCGTGGTGTACGTGCCGTCCGACTTCATCTTGGCCAGGTCGGCGTCGATGGCGTCGATCAGGCCGGTGTTGCCCTTCTTGGCGGCCAGCCCGTACTTCTCGCCGGTGCTGTACTTCTCCACGACCTTGTAGCCGCCGGCCTGCTGGTGGGCCAGGTTGACCGGGAGGTCCTGCAGCAGCGCGTCGACCTGACCGGCCTTGAGTGCCTGGAACTCCTCGGCGTCGCTGGGGAAGTCGACGATGCTGGCACCGCTGGCATGCTCGGTGGCGTAGTCCTTGCCGGTGGTGCCCTTCTGGACACCGACCTTCTTGCCCTTGAGGTCGGCGATCGAGGTGATCGAGGAGCCGTCCGGGACCAGCAACGACTGCTCGGAGTCGTAGTAGCCGTCGGAGAACTCGAGGTGCTTGGCCCGGTCGGGGGTGATCGTGAGCGCGGAGGCGACGAGGTCGCAGGTGCCGGCGTTGAGCGTGAGGCCGCTCTGCAGGCCGTCGAAGTCCTCGTCGAGGTACTTCAGCTTCAGACCCAGGTCGCTGGCCAGCTTGGAGACGATGTCGACGTCGAAGCCCTTGAAGCCGAGCGAGGAGGACTTGTCGAAGTCCTCGAACGGGGCGAAGGGGACGTCGCTGCACACGGTGAGCGTCCCCGAGGAGATCAGCGACAGGTTGGCGGCGGCGCCGCTGGCCGTCGTCGACGAGGTGTCCGTCGCAGTGTTCGAGGAACTGCCGCAGGCGGCGAGCATCAGGGTGGCGGCTGCGGCGGTGACGCCGAGCAACGTGCGCTTGATCATGGACGCACACCCTAGACCCGCCGTCATGCTCTGTCGCACCATCGGGGGACGGATTTTCACGTTCGTAACAAGCGGCGTCCCCGCACGGCCTCCTCGGACGGGGCGGCGGCCTTTACGCAGGTCGGGCGGCCGCTGTCAAGGGTGTACCGAACGGTGTGGGCGGCGTACTCTCTGCGGCTGGGAGCCCGTGTCCTGGGGGAGGACGGGAGCGCTCCCAGGACCGAGGGATCCACCGACTAGTGGGGTGTACTGGAGTGACGCGCTCAGTCGTGACGCTGCGTGAGGCCGTGGTTGCCGATGCGCTCTTCCTGGCGGAGGTCTGGCACCACAGCCTGCGCCGTGCCGATCGCCAGGATCAGGTCGCCGACCTCGAGGTCGTCATCAAGGCCGCCGCCGCCTCCCCGGAGCAGCGCCTGGTGATCGCCCAGTACGACGGCGAGCCGGTCGGCGCTGTCTTCCTGCGCGCCACCAGCCTCAGCCCGATCAACCTCGAGCCGGTCATGCAGGTGGTGGCACCGCACGTCCTGCCCTCGGCGCGTCGCAAGGGCGTCGGACGGGCGTTGATGGAGGCGGCCGTGACCTTCGCCGACGAGTTGGGCATGGGACACGTGATGACGGCAGCCTCGTCCACCTCGCGCGACGGCAACCGCTTCCTGGCCCGGCTCGGCTTCGGCTCGCACGCGACGCTGCGCGTTGCCCCCACCGCCATCCTGCGCGGTCGGCTCACCGCCCGGCTGACAGCCGGCCAGCGAGCCGTCGCGAACCGCGGTCACCTCGGGCAGGTGCTGGCCGCCCGGCGCTCGATGCGGCAGCCGCGGGGTACCTCGGCGTCGGCCTGAGCCCGCACGCCGCCGGAGGACCCGCCTCAGCCGACCCGCTCGGGATCGATCAGCGCGCAGGTAATCCGAGCGGTGCACACCCGCTTGCCCCGCTCGTCGGTCACCACGACCTCGTACGTCGCCGACGTGCGTCCCAGGTGTGCCGGCGTCGCCACGCCCGTCACGGTTCCCCGGGTCGCCGAGCGGTGGTGGGTGGCGTTGATGTCCACCCCGACCGCGAGCTTGCCCATCGTCTGCGCGTGCATCCCCGAGCCGACCGACCCGAGCGTCTCCGCGAGCGCTATCGAGGCGCCGCCGTGCAGCAACCCGTACGGCTGGGTGTTGCCCTCGACCGGCATGGTCGCGACCACGCGCTCGGGACTCGCCTCGAGCAGCTCGACGCCCATCTTGTCGTTGAGGCCGCCCATGCCGTGCGGCATGGAGTCGATGAAGGCGCGCAGCTGCTCGCTCGTGGCGGGGGTCGTCTCGGCGTTCGTCATGCCAGCATGGTGGCAGAAGCCGGGGACCGAACCTGTCGGTGAGGGCGGATAGGCTCGGCCTGTGCCGAGCCACATCGCCTCCTCCGCCCGTCCGCGCCTGCTGCTGCTCGACGGCCACTCGCTGGCCTACCGAGCCTTCTTCGCGCTGCCGGTGGAGAACTTCTCGACCACCACCGGCCAGCACACGAACGCGGTCTACGGCTTCACCTCGATGCTCATCAACGTGCTGCGCGACGAGCAGCCGACCCACGTCGCCGTCGCCTTCGACGTCTCCCGGCAGACGTTCCGGATGGAGCAGTACAGCGAGTACAAGGCCAAGCGGAACAAGACGCCCGACGAGTTCAAGAGCCAGCTGCCGCTGATCGAGGACGTCCTGACCGCCCTGCACATCCCGTTCCTGAAGAAGGACGGCTTCGAGGCCGACGACATCATCGCCACTCTCGCGACGCAGGCGCGCGAGCACGGGATGGACGTCCTCATCCTGACCGGCGACCGCGACTCGCTGCAGCTGGTCCGCGACGAGGTGACGGTGCTCTACCCGATGCGCGGCGTGTCCGACCTGGCCCGCATGACGCCGGAGGCGGTCGAGGCGAAGTACGGCGTGAGCCCGCAGCGCTATCCCGAGTTGGCGGCGCTGGTGGGGGAGGACTCCGACAATCTTCCCGGCGTGCCCGGTGTCGGGCCCAAGACCGCGGCGAAGTGGATCGCCACCTACGACGGCCTCGACAACGTGATCACGCATGCCGACAAGATCACGGGCAAGGCCGGTGACAACCTGCGGGCCCACCTCGGCGACGTGATCCGCAACCGCCAGCTCAACGCGCTGGTCTGCGACCTCGAGCTCGGGCGCGGCCCGGCCGACCTGGCGGTCCAGCCGTGGGACCGGCAGGAGGTGCACACGCTCTTCGACAGCCTGGAGTTCCGCGTGCTGCGCGACCGGCTCTTCGAGACCCTCACCAGCGAGGAGCAGATCGAGGAGGGGGGCTTCGACCTCGACGGGCGCAAGCTCGCCGCCGGCGAGGTCGCCGGGTTCCTCGACGGACTCGGCTCGGACCGGATCGGGTTGCACGTGCGCGGTGCCTGGGGCTCGGGCACGGGCCGCGTCGACGGCATCGCCTTCGCCACCGCGCCCACCCCGGACGGTGCCGGTCGTGCCGGCTACCTCGAGGTCGCCGACCTGACACCCGAGGACGAGACGGCGCTCGCCACCTGGCTCGCCGACGCCCGGAGGCCCAAGGTGCTCCACGACGCCAAGGGTCCCCAGCTCGCACTCGCCGCCCACGGCTGGCCGCTGGCGGGTCTCGCCAGCGACACCGCCCTCGCCGCCTACCTGGTGCGTCCCGACCAGCGCTCCTACGATCTGGCGGACCTGACCCTGCGCTACCTCAAGCGCGAGCTCAAGTCCGAAGCGGACGACGGGCAGGGCGCGCTCTTCGACGAGCTCGAGGGCGGCGCCGACGACCTCGCCGCCACCGCGATGCTCCACGCCCGCGCCGTCCTGGACCTGGCGCACGCGCTGGACACCGAGCTCGAGGGTGCCGGCGGCACGCGCCTGCTGGCCGACCTCGAGCTGCCGCTGCTGGGCCTGCTCGCGCGGATGGAGCAGACCGGGATCGCGATCGATGCCGACCATCTCGACGACCTGGAACGGCACTTCGCCGCCGAGGTGAAGCAGGCCGCCGAGGAGGCCTACGCGGTGATCGGCAAGGAGATCAACCTCGGCTCTCCCAAGCAGCTGCAGGTGGTGCTCTTCGACGAGCTCGACATGCCCAAGACCAAGCGCACCAAGACCGGCTACACCACCGACGCCGACGCGCTGCAGGCGCTCTACGTCAAGACCGAGCACCCGTTCCTGCTCGCGCTGCTGCGCCACCGCGACGTCACCCGCTTGCGGGTGACGATCGAGGGGCTGCTCAAGACCGTGCAGCCGGACGGTCGCATCCACACGACGTTCAACCAGACGATCGCCGCCACCGGTCGGCTCTCCAGCACCGATCCCAACCTGCAGAACATCCCGATCCGCACCGAGGAGGGCCGCCGGATCCGCGAGGCCTTCGTGGTGGGGCACAGCGTGGGGGGCACGGCGTACGACTGCCTGATGACGGCCGACTACAGCCAGATCGAGATGCGGATCATGGCGGACCTGTCCGGCGACCAGGCCCTGATCGAGGCGTTCCGGTCCGGCCACGACTTCCACGCCACCACCGCCTCCCGCGTGTTCGGGGTGCCGGCCGACGAGGTCTCCTCCGAGCAGCGCGCCAAGATCAAGGCGATGAACTACGGCCTGGCCTACGGCCTGTCCGCCTTCGGTCTCTCCCAGCAGCTGGGCATCGAGCCCGCGGAAGCCCGCGGCCTGATGGACGACTACTTCCAGACCTTCGGGGGCATCCGCGACTACCTGGCCGGCGTCGTGGACGAGGCTCGTCGCACCGGCTTCACCGAGACCATCCTGGGCCGCCGTCGCTACCTGCCCGACCTGACCAGCGACAACCGGCAGCGTCGTGAGATGGCCGAGCGGATGGCGCTCAACGCGCCGATCCAGGGATCGGCGGCGGACCTGATCAAGGTGGCCATGCTCAACACCCAGGCCGCTCTCGACGCCTCAGGGCTCGCGTCGCGGATGCTGCTGCAGGTGCACGACGAGCTCGTGTTCGAGGTGGCGGTCGGCGAGCGCGAGGCGCTCGAGGCGCTGGTCCGCGAGCAGATGGGCGGCGCCGCCGACCTCGCCGTACCGCTCGATGTCTCGGTGGGGACGGGCCGCTCCTGGCACGAGGCGGCGCACTAGCCTCAGGCGACCGCGGCAGGCGTCTCGTCCTGCAGGTGTCGCAGGCTGAGGACCAACAGCACAGCGGTCAGGATCGCGTCCACGACCACGACCACCAGCACCAGGTGGGTCAAGGATCCCATCGTGATGCCCACCAGCGTCAGTGCGACAGCAGCGACCCACACCAGGAGCGAGGCGCCGCGGTGCTGGCGCGCCAGGACGCCGTAGACCAGCATCTGCAGCATCGCGAGCAGCGTGCCCACGACGGCGAAGAGCCACAGTCGGTGCTGGACGCCGGAGTACGACGCACCGCCGACGAAGATCATGGCCAGCCCGGAGAGCAGCCAGGCCCCGAGCGTCGAGGCCACGCCGACGATGCCGACGGCCACCAGGCTGCGCATCAGGGCGCTGCGCTGGGAGCCCTCGGTCGACATCGAGGGGAAGGCAACGACGACCACGAACTGCGGCAGGAACAGCACGGCCTTGGTCATGATCAGGCCACCGGCGTAGAGCCCCGCCTGGTGGTGGCTCAAGGTGTTGCGGGCGATCACGATGTCGAGGTTGGAGAGCACGAAGAACGCGAGCAGCGCTGTCGAGCTGCGCACTGTCTCGTTGACGACGTTGCGCAGCGAGTGCTCCTGCGCCCCGGCCGGGGAGGCGTCCGGACGCGGGTGGCGCAGCGCCCACCAGCCGACCACCACCGGAACGAAGGCCGCCAGGGTCACCCCCACCATCGCCGAGGTCTCGCTGGGTCTGATCAGGATGCAGACGGTGCCGACGAGCAGGCGCGGGATGCCGAGCCCCAGGTAGAGCAGCGAGAGCGGGAGCCAGCGGCGCTCGCCCTGCAGCATGCCCGCCTGCCCGCCGATCATGGTGAGGGGTACGGCGACCACGGCGACCAGGAGCGCCGGGACGATGCTGTCGAGCTGGAGCAGATGCCACACGAGCGGGGAGGCGACCAGCATGATCGCTCCGACGACGAGGCTGCCGCGGAGGCTGACCGTCTTGATCGTCCGCTCGATGCTCGCGATGTGGTCGGGTGCGGCAGCGATGCGGCGCGCGGCCGTCGCCTGGAGGCCCAGCTGCACGACGCCGATCACCAGCAGGAGGGCCATCAGGCTGGCGACGCCGCCGTACTGCTCCGGGCCGAGCCGCCGCGCCGCAGCGATCTGGAAGCCGTAGGTGGCGACGTTCATGACCACGATGGCGATCGCGAGACCGCCGCTGCCCTGGAAGAACGACAGCAGCCTGGAGCGGCCGGATGGGGGAGCCGTCACAGTCACGGAGACAGAGCCTAGGCCACGCGATGCCGACCGGTCGGATCAGCACGCCGCGAGCGCGCCCGCCGTCGGGAGGTGTAACTGGGGGTTAACTATTTCGAATCGGCATCTAACGCCCCGTTGAATGGGCAAAAAGTGTGACGCAACCTACACTTCACGACAGTTTGTGACCCGCGGGTAGCAAACCCCCGCGCGCAGGTTGGGCCGCGGGACGCATCTGGAGGGAGTCCGCGCGATGCGCGCAACTTTGTCGTCCTTGCTGACGCCGGCCGTGCTGGCGGTCGCCGTCGTGGTCGTGATCGCGGTGAGCTCCGCGCTCGACCTGGAGATCGAGCCCTATGCCCTGGCGGGCGTCCTTGCCGGCGCGATCGTGGCACTCATCCCGGACCGCTCGGCCTGGACGCGGCTGGGCTCCTTCGCCGTCGGCTTCGTTGCGGTCTGGATCGGCTTCCTGCTGCGCGCGGGCCTGCTGCCCGACACCGAGGGTGGCCGGGCGGTGGCTGCCGTCGTCACCCTGGTCATCTGTCTGATCGCCCTCGCCGTGGCGCGGGGCCGGCTGCCGCTGTCGGCGATGCTGCTCGGCGTCGTGCTGTTCAGTGCCTCCTACGAGGCTGCGTTCGTGGCCGACGAGCCCCGGGTCGTCTCCACCTCGCTCGACGCCGCCACCGCTCTGGTGTTCGCCGTAGCCGTCGGCTTCGCCGTCGCGGTGCTCTCCGCCGGGCGGGTTCCCGCCGGCGACACCGCTCCCGATGTCACGCCGAGCGCGTCGACCTGGTCGATGCGGCCGCGCCGCGATCGGCTGACCGACACCGCTGCCACCACCGCCGCTCCCAACACCGAGGTGACCCGATGAACCGCACCCCCCTCATCCGGCCGCTCGCCATCGCCGCCGTCCTGACCACGGGTCTGCTCGGCACCGGAGCCGCCAGCGCCGCCACCGGCACCGCCGGGGCGGGGGTCGACGTCAGCAACACCGAGACCGTGCAGGTCTACGTCAGTCCCGACGGCAAGCTCGGCCAGCAGCACATCTACGAGCAGCTGGTCCTCACCGGGCACGGCAAGGCGGACGTGGTCAACCCGATCACGACCAGCGGCCTGCGCAACCTCGACAGCTTCTCCGGGGTGCACGTCAAGGACGGCAACCAGATCGTCGACACCACCGTCGACGGTGAGAAGGACCTGCGCACGGTCAGCAACTACCACGGCGATCTGCCGCTCACGCTCAAGGTCTCGTACAAGCTGAACGGCAAGCCGGTCAAAGCTGCCGACATCGTCGGCAAGTCGGGCCACCTGGACGTCTCGTACACGATCAAGAACACCAGCGGGAAGCCCACCCAGCTCAG from Nocardioides sp. BP30 encodes:
- a CDS encoding ABC transporter substrate-binding protein, with translation MIKRTLLGVTAAAATLMLAACGSSSNTATDTSSTTASGAAANLSLISSGTLTVCSDVPFAPFEDFDKSSSLGFKGFDVDIVSKLASDLGLKLKYLDEDFDGLQSGLTLNAGTCDLVASALTITPDRAKHLEFSDGYYDSEQSLLVPDGSSITSIADLKGKKVGVQKGTTGKDYATEHASGASIVDFPSDAEEFQALKAGQVDALLQDLPVNLAHQQAGGYKVVEKYSTGEKYGLAAKKGNTGLIDAIDADLAKMKSDGTYTTIYNKYFATN
- a CDS encoding GNAT family N-acetyltransferase yields the protein MTLREAVVADALFLAEVWHHSLRRADRQDQVADLEVVIKAAAASPEQRLVIAQYDGEPVGAVFLRATSLSPINLEPVMQVVAPHVLPSARRKGVGRALMEAAVTFADELGMGHVMTAASSTSRDGNRFLARLGFGSHATLRVAPTAILRGRLTARLTAGQRAVANRGHLGQVLAARRSMRQPRGTSASA
- a CDS encoding hotdog fold thioesterase; this encodes MTNAETTPATSEQLRAFIDSMPHGMGGLNDKMGVELLEASPERVVATMPVEGNTQPYGLLHGGASIALAETLGSVGSGMHAQTMGKLAVGVDINATHHRSATRGTVTGVATPAHLGRTSATYEVVVTDERGKRVCTARITCALIDPERVG
- the polA gene encoding DNA polymerase I, with translation MPSHIASSARPRLLLLDGHSLAYRAFFALPVENFSTTTGQHTNAVYGFTSMLINVLRDEQPTHVAVAFDVSRQTFRMEQYSEYKAKRNKTPDEFKSQLPLIEDVLTALHIPFLKKDGFEADDIIATLATQAREHGMDVLILTGDRDSLQLVRDEVTVLYPMRGVSDLARMTPEAVEAKYGVSPQRYPELAALVGEDSDNLPGVPGVGPKTAAKWIATYDGLDNVITHADKITGKAGDNLRAHLGDVIRNRQLNALVCDLELGRGPADLAVQPWDRQEVHTLFDSLEFRVLRDRLFETLTSEEQIEEGGFDLDGRKLAAGEVAGFLDGLGSDRIGLHVRGAWGSGTGRVDGIAFATAPTPDGAGRAGYLEVADLTPEDETALATWLADARRPKVLHDAKGPQLALAAHGWPLAGLASDTALAAYLVRPDQRSYDLADLTLRYLKRELKSEADDGQGALFDELEGGADDLAATAMLHARAVLDLAHALDTELEGAGGTRLLADLELPLLGLLARMEQTGIAIDADHLDDLERHFAAEVKQAAEEAYAVIGKEINLGSPKQLQVVLFDELDMPKTKRTKTGYTTDADALQALYVKTEHPFLLALLRHRDVTRLRVTIEGLLKTVQPDGRIHTTFNQTIAATGRLSSTDPNLQNIPIRTEEGRRIREAFVVGHSVGGTAYDCLMTADYSQIEMRIMADLSGDQALIEAFRSGHDFHATTASRVFGVPADEVSSEQRAKIKAMNYGLAYGLSAFGLSQQLGIEPAEARGLMDDYFQTFGGIRDYLAGVVDEARRTGFTETILGRRRYLPDLTSDNRQRREMAERMALNAPIQGSAADLIKVAMLNTQAALDASGLASRMLLQVHDELVFEVAVGEREALEALVREQMGGAADLAVPLDVSVGTGRSWHEAAH
- a CDS encoding lipopolysaccharide biosynthesis protein — translated: MTVTAPPSGRSRLLSFFQGSGGLAIAIVVMNVATYGFQIAAARRLGPEQYGGVASLMALLLVIGVVQLGLQATAARRIAAAPDHIASIERTIKTVSLRGSLVVGAIMLVASPLVWHLLQLDSIVPALLVAVVAVPLTMIGGQAGMLQGERRWLPLSLLYLGLGIPRLLVGTVCILIRPSETSAMVGVTLAAFVPVVVGWWALRHPRPDASPAGAQEHSLRNVVNETVRSSTALLAFFVLSNLDIVIARNTLSHHQAGLYAGGLIMTKAVLFLPQFVVVVAFPSMSTEGSQRSALMRSLVAVGIVGVASTLGAWLLSGLAMIFVGGASYSGVQHRLWLFAVVGTLLAMLQMLVYGVLARQHRGASLLVWVAAVALTLVGITMGSLTHLVLVVVVVDAILTAVLLVLSLRHLQDETPAAVA